In Engraulis encrasicolus isolate BLACKSEA-1 chromosome 2, IST_EnEncr_1.0, whole genome shotgun sequence, the sequence TGGTACTATGTAGTTGCAATGTAAATGTCTGTCTGTATAATGATGCCTACCTGTCTTATCAGAGTGTCTGGCCATCGTAAGTGAAGCAATCTACTGCATCCATCCCCTGCCCACTGACAGATACTGTTGTTTCTCCATGCCTCTGTGTGGAGTCTTTTCGTatactgtgtgtttgtaggcATATTGTCTGCATGTTTTCACCTGTACAGCATCTTTGatcacaaacgattccaaccatttttgagtcatttggaggttaatggggtgctgagtgacctaaggtcaccaacctcttaaaatgtaaatatcttaaagagggtttgtgcacaaacgctcattttgcctgcacaatcgtgcacaaacgatgcacaatcgaaccaaaatgcttttaatcagattttcaacatatggggtgccaacttcacacaggtaccGTGGTGCCCTGCATCATTCAATTTGCAGAGTGGTGCGGGAGTTGTGCGTGGAGCAGATAGAACAGACAAACATTTCTCATTTGTGTCAAATGCGAGTAAACTGAATAGCGAAATCAAACATAGCCTAAATCTTGAAAGCCTACGCCGTCAGAGGTTTGGGGTGCATAGATAGCCTAGATATACAGATTTTTCTAGGGAATTGCTATAGTGTCGCCAGGTCTCCCCGTGGCTGTTTCTATCTGTGGTTGATGCTTGTTACTAAGCGCAGCGCATAAACGGAATAGCGAAATCATACATACCGTAAATCTAAAAAGCGTTGGGTACGCCATCAGAGGTTTGTGATGCTCACAGACATTTCTATTAGATGGACCGGTGCAGCAGGACCTTTTATACTCGCTGGGGcgtgacgtcatcacaccctgtCCAGTTTTGCTCTGGTTTTAACAAAACTGCTGTCTTTGGCATTGTGACGTGGCGCAAAAGAGGTAAGGTTCCTGCCAGCGGCTTCAATGTTGGGTGCACTGCTGATTCCATGAAAATGTTCATATCTTCACTATTTTATGTCCAAACAGCGTGAAACTTTGCGCTGCAATCCGCTGTACCACTTCCAAGTCACCATCCACGTTTGAGATGttttggtgctgtgctgtgggagTTACACAGGCCACAGAGACACCGACAGAACTTTCTTGAATTAATagatagattattattattattattattattattattattattattattattattattattactatgcaTTAGGTCATGACTCCCTGGACAGTAGGAGGCCTTTCGGCTCCGGCCAAGCTGACCTCCAGACCGGGCCGTTCTCctctgatcctcctcctcctcctcaccgtaCTCCTGCTGCCTCTGCCCAGCCTCTCTGTCGCCTCAGGTAGGCTGCAACAGAGCCTGTGTGTTTGCTCATCATTTCTGCTCTCATCCTGTGTgtttgacacagacacagtcatgtTTGTTTGACGTATAGTACAAAACAGGGCCCAACAGGCTCTGCACTAAAATACATTACTGTGTAGCCTATTGACCCAGTCTGCAactctgggcccgcccatgaaattgctCGTTTTCCCCCACATTTGCTCCACCcgctgtatgtagtggctaattaatatgcctaacgactggcagtgattggcaccgcacgaccATGGGTGGtgcattcggaggggaaaacaatgcagtctCCTGGACGGGCCAGGGGAGCCGATTGGGTCAATACTaccgtacaaaacaagaacgcagtaactccgatagctggtaaactgagaaaaaaggctttaaagtttcctctcTCGCCAGACAACtttgttgtcggtaaagtggtggtgacacttccatgtaatactttTATAGGATAGAAatttatgcacactcaaaaaacgaaaaacaacaacaaaaaacagcaacATTCATGTCTTTTTACCACAAAAAtgtagttactgcgttcttggctggtattactgtctactcgcATACCATTGCTTCAATGGAGTACAGTAACTACATGTGACTTACTGCTTTTTTGGTTTGTAAGATGTAACCATCGCAGTAACTTCCTTTTTGTAGTTTTTGCTCCTTTaacatgatttttctctaaaatgggacaatgttggaccacagttttttgacataagacaaatgaggtattttaaagcccatttccgatctaaactcaatttcgaccagatatgcagttactgcgttcttgtttggtTACGGCAGCATAGTATAGAAAAATAACATAGCATAATAATAACACATTGTAATACACTATACTGAGGCATTGTGACATCCAATCTGCCATGGTCAGGGGTGAATTTGGTAATGGCTCATTGATATGCTGGATATACTACATAGTATACTAATAATGTAGTATAGTAATATAGTAATACACTATAATAAAGTATTGACTTGGCGcaattaggggtgggtattggcaaagggttcacaattcgatgcgcatcacgatacacatgccacgatgcgattctatcaggaggcattgcgattcatgtactactgtgatgcattgcgatatttacttcagtaaatgtgtaaaatacagcttatttgtcagttgctgtgtagctttcttaagtcagttcattctatttaagcattctatcatctgggagagagcttacatcacaacagaaatattacctattctctactgaacaaaataacccgtcacaaatcgaattttattgttatcaaataatcaattgtcatgaatccatgcagtatattgagaaaataagtatcacaatACCtggtcatgaatcgatgcattgtatcgtgagagtaagtatcgtgatgcatcgatatgacgattattttgcacacccctaggcGCAATGCTGCAATGCTAACTTTTTTTTGCTTGTGATTGACAACAGTTGTGGGCTTAAAATGTTTTCCCTCACCTCCTCTTTTGCCTTGCAGACCCTCCAAGATTCATCCAGATTCCCAAAGACCAGATAGTCGTGTCAGGGGGAACCGCCTCTCTTGTGTGTCAGGCCACAGGTGAACCCAGACCACAGGTTgagtggagaaaaaaaggaaagactatCAATTCAAGGCGTATTGATGTGCGTCATggtaacacacgtgcacacacacacagacacagacacagacacacacacacacacaaacagacacacacacacacacacacacacacagtggcggactTTGGgggcaatttgggggcctaaggcaaAGTTAGCTAGGTGGCCCATCGGTCCACCCAAGTGTGTATCCCCCCCcgtcttaattttttttttttttaaataggcttGTTTAagaagatgcttagctcacagaaccaagctctctacaacagtcagcaGCCtcgtgaacataatgtgcttgggcccagttttgctttaatttagacagcattcaatgttgacatagcctattcaaccttgcaatcttcacatgcgcatcaatcaattacacatgggtatcatctctctctctctctctatctctctctctctctctctctctctctctctctctctctctctctctctctctctctctctctctcgaccattGCAGTGGTGAACACAAAACAAAGTTCAactacacaaataaaaatagacataATAGACATAGGCTAAAGATTGCAGCGAATCATTTCAGTTTGAAGCAAAACGGCATATCCCCAGACCCGTCGCCAGAACTGAGTCTTAATGCGGGCTTAAGAAATCCCACGGGTGGGCACCATTTGCGCAGTCCTAATCCCACACAATAATCATTACATTACGCATGGCAGGAccagcgctcgctctctctctctctctctctctctctctctctctctctctctctctctctctctctctctctctctccaccaactatagacttgggggccctaagcggctgcctctctagcctggtgacaagatgcacctctgacgacgtatttcaaagcaaccaacagaggagtagttacattttgcccaaatgccaccaccgccacaccaccaactgcgtgtgcacatgaggtattagatgacgagcagcaagcatctcaaactgaatacaaaacaaaacaccacggcgggtgtatttcaaagcaaccaacagaggcatagtagcaatagttccaattgccatcacacacacacacacacacaatcaatgtgacttactatgagtagagtgcgctgttGGTTAACCACTAAAACCTCCAGCATATCTACTAGAGCTAAGGTGGACATGTCCTGcgcttttctgaatctcgccacatcgcgtcaagttactcaatgttccttgaaagctgcatgcttgtttacaaGTGAGTCTACGAATccactg encodes:
- the LOC134443274 gene encoding receptor-type tyrosine-protein phosphatase S-like, with the protein product MNKVMTPWTVGGLSAPAKLTSRPGRSPLILLLLLTVLLLPLPSLSVASDPPRFIQIPKDQIVVSGGTASLVCQATGEPRPQVEWRKKGKTINSRRIDVRHVVHIVIG